From Rhizobium favelukesii, the proteins below share one genomic window:
- a CDS encoding BTAD domain-containing putative transcriptional regulator translates to MGFTLRLLGRFQMLSPTGESIAIASRKHQALIAMLALSNGKPIARSKLAGMLWAERTEEHARNSLRQAFFTIRQAVDGHGVSPLVFDNGCGWTRSDAIVTDIQALTESARAGCLPPSLDAFEGEFLEGLSFNDETLEAWLRMERGRHRDLLVDCLASLVDGLEKAGDLEPALLAAQYLLRHDPYHEPSHRTILRRYRAHGERARAIKHYESLKALLEANLSVAPDPETQQLIGQIRERQEPPAQVDLTNGKPRIAILPIRSLSHERDDSLVAESLTRKLIGELGLFSPLSVVAAATMFALNARHETVEEIGKRVGADYVLEIAVQGHEEGGWALVQLVLVQSGTQVWSRKYLGESAGSDLGQDRLVRKISGNLYHVLMKHAAARSAMEPEGGIGTEKLYLQVFNHVERPTLKGMIRARRLCERLLAIDPNHVLVRESLAWINFHSCFNGWLDDPVHGFRQARDIVRAGLGLDDREPYLLSAFGLAETYLGNARAGLDALKRAVDLNPNDAEFHTWLGIGLTFAGRIGDAHMAFDQADQVSPDYHPIFLFRGDAHFVSGNYEEAVACLDRFLIVLPEYHWARLLRAASYEALGKDMVARLDVAYVRENTLLLNGRYLEQLLQARALSFRQNLWLRLEAAGLPWAK, encoded by the coding sequence ATGGGGTTCACGCTGCGCCTGCTTGGTCGATTCCAGATGCTCTCGCCCACAGGCGAGAGCATTGCGATCGCCTCGCGCAAACATCAGGCGCTGATCGCGATGCTCGCGCTCTCGAACGGAAAGCCGATCGCGCGATCGAAACTGGCCGGCATGCTGTGGGCCGAGCGGACGGAAGAGCATGCCCGCAACAGCCTCCGCCAGGCGTTCTTCACGATCCGTCAGGCCGTCGACGGCCACGGCGTGTCACCTCTCGTGTTCGACAACGGCTGCGGTTGGACGAGAAGCGATGCCATTGTCACCGATATCCAGGCTCTTACTGAAAGCGCAAGGGCAGGGTGTCTGCCACCGTCGCTTGATGCTTTCGAGGGGGAATTTCTCGAGGGGCTGAGCTTCAACGACGAGACGTTGGAAGCATGGCTTCGCATGGAGCGCGGCCGACACCGCGATTTACTGGTCGATTGCCTTGCGAGCCTGGTCGACGGATTGGAGAAGGCGGGCGACCTGGAGCCGGCGCTTCTCGCTGCACAATACCTTTTACGGCACGATCCCTACCACGAACCATCTCACCGGACGATCCTGCGCCGTTACCGGGCGCACGGCGAGCGCGCTCGCGCCATCAAGCACTACGAGAGCCTGAAAGCATTGCTGGAGGCCAATCTGAGTGTTGCGCCTGATCCGGAGACGCAGCAACTCATCGGTCAAATTCGCGAGCGGCAGGAGCCGCCGGCGCAGGTGGATTTGACCAATGGCAAGCCTAGGATCGCCATTCTGCCGATCAGGAGCCTGTCACATGAACGAGACGACAGTCTGGTCGCCGAGTCCCTGACGCGCAAGCTGATCGGAGAACTCGGCCTGTTCTCGCCGCTCTCAGTGGTTGCCGCCGCGACGATGTTTGCCTTGAATGCGAGGCACGAGACCGTGGAAGAAATCGGCAAGCGGGTCGGCGCCGACTACGTCCTGGAAATTGCGGTTCAGGGCCACGAGGAAGGTGGCTGGGCGCTGGTGCAACTCGTGTTGGTGCAAAGCGGGACACAGGTATGGAGCCGCAAGTATCTCGGCGAAAGCGCGGGTTCGGACCTCGGTCAGGACCGGCTCGTCCGCAAGATCAGCGGTAACCTCTATCATGTTCTGATGAAGCACGCGGCAGCCCGTTCGGCGATGGAGCCGGAAGGTGGGATCGGCACCGAGAAGCTGTATCTGCAGGTGTTCAACCACGTCGAGCGGCCGACATTGAAGGGGATGATCCGCGCCCGGCGTCTGTGCGAGCGGCTCCTGGCCATCGATCCCAATCACGTTCTGGTCCGCGAGAGCCTTGCCTGGATAAACTTCCACTCCTGCTTCAACGGCTGGCTCGACGATCCGGTGCATGGTTTCAGGCAGGCCCGCGATATCGTGCGGGCCGGACTGGGGCTGGACGATCGCGAGCCCTATCTGCTGAGCGCCTTTGGCCTCGCCGAAACGTATCTCGGAAACGCTCGAGCCGGCCTGGATGCACTGAAAAGGGCTGTCGACCTCAATCCGAACGACGCCGAGTTTCATACATGGCTCGGCATCGGCCTGACCTTTGCCGGTCGGATCGGCGACGCGCATATGGCGTTCGACCAGGCTGATCAGGTCAGTCCAGACTATCATCCGATCTTCCTGTTTCGGGGCGACGCTCATTTCGTTTCTGGGAACTATGAGGAGGCGGTTGCCTGCCTGGACCGTTTCCTGATCGTGCTGCCGGAATATCATTGGGCGCGGCTGCTGCGAGCGGCGTCATACGAGGCGCTCGGCAAAGACATGGTGGCGCGGCTCGACGTGGCGTATGTCAGGGAGAACACGCTTCTGTTGAATGGCCGATATCTCGAACAATTACTTCAGGCTCGCGCCCTGTCGTTCCGGCAAAATCTGTGGCTGAGGCTGGAGGCCGCAGGGCTGCCCTGGGCGAAATAA
- a CDS encoding MarR family winged helix-turn-helix transcriptional regulator, translated as MKAHLANTMEIPEEERRLENQLCFAVYSTAHAFTRAYKPILDKVGLTYPQYLVMLALWEKSEQPVKAIGEQLDLDSGTLSPLLKRLEQNGLIKRTRDSRDERQVIVSLTEKGRMMRSEVDRIMAAIGQAAGCTLEEMATIREMLKGLRSNLMSAV; from the coding sequence ATGAAAGCGCATCTGGCAAACACGATGGAAATTCCGGAAGAGGAAAGACGGCTGGAAAACCAGCTCTGCTTTGCGGTCTACTCGACGGCGCATGCTTTCACCCGCGCCTACAAGCCGATCCTGGACAAGGTCGGCCTCACCTACCCGCAATATCTTGTCATGCTGGCGCTGTGGGAAAAGTCAGAGCAGCCGGTGAAAGCGATCGGCGAGCAGCTCGATCTCGATTCGGGCACACTCTCGCCGCTGCTCAAGCGCCTGGAGCAGAATGGCCTGATCAAGCGCACCCGCGATTCCCGCGACGAGCGGCAGGTCATCGTGTCGCTGACCGAGAAAGGCCGCATGATGAGGAGCGAGGTCGATAGGATCATGGCCGCGATCGGCCAGGCGGCAGGCTGCACGCTCGAGGAAATGGCGACAATACGCGAGATGCTGAAAGGGTTGCGGTCTAACCTGATGTCGGCGGTGTGA
- a CDS encoding organic hydroperoxide resistance protein: MPILYTTKASATGGRAGRAVSENGVLDVTLTVPKELGGDGATGTNPEQLFAAGYSACFLGALKFVAGKEKVKIPEETTVSATVGIGPREDGTGFGIEVALTVNIPGLDKPTAEKLAAAAHIVCPYSHAMRTSTEVPVTVA; the protein is encoded by the coding sequence ATGCCTATCCTCTACACGACCAAAGCTTCCGCCACCGGTGGCCGCGCAGGCCGCGCCGTTTCCGAAAACGGCGTTCTCGATGTCACGCTGACGGTTCCGAAAGAACTCGGCGGCGATGGCGCGACCGGCACCAACCCTGAGCAGCTCTTTGCGGCCGGCTATTCAGCCTGCTTCCTCGGTGCTTTGAAATTTGTCGCCGGCAAGGAAAAGGTCAAGATTCCGGAAGAAACCACTGTCAGCGCCACCGTCGGCATCGGCCCGCGCGAAGACGGCACAGGCTTCGGCATCGAAGTCGCCCTGACGGTCAACATTCCCGGCCTTGACAAGCCGACCGCCGAAAAGCTTGCCGCGGCGGCTCACATCGTGTGCCCCTATAGCCACGCAATGCGCACGTCGACCGAAGTTCCGGTTACCGTTGCTTGA
- a CDS encoding MbcA/ParS/Xre antitoxin family protein, whose translation MAVAHPISGARSPEAAVITKAAVNAADHLGLNARTLSAVLGVSEATISRMKRQDYLLERGSKSFELAILLLRLFRSLDAIVGGDEAVARQWLRNANTALGAKPLEKIVSISGLTDVLAYLDARRAIV comes from the coding sequence ATGGCAGTAGCACATCCGATCTCCGGCGCCCGGTCCCCCGAGGCTGCCGTGATCACCAAAGCGGCCGTCAATGCTGCCGACCATCTTGGCCTCAACGCCCGAACGCTTTCGGCGGTGCTCGGTGTTTCCGAAGCAACCATCTCGCGCATGAAGCGACAGGATTATCTGCTCGAGCGCGGCTCGAAGTCCTTTGAACTCGCCATCCTGCTCCTGCGTCTGTTTCGTTCGCTCGATGCGATCGTCGGCGGCGACGAGGCGGTTGCCCGGCAATGGTTGCGCAACGCCAATACCGCCCTCGGCGCCAAGCCGCTCGAAAAGATCGTCAGCATCTCCGGATTGACCGATGTCCTTGCCTATCTGGACGCCCGCCGCGCTATCGTCTGA
- a CDS encoding RES family NAD+ phosphorylase, with translation MSLPIWTPAALSSEKRAISGRFWRLVEAQHQISTLKLVDTLEEQALLETLLEESKPALPPECIGLDYLLATPFRYGAVYPHGSRFRRAGRTLGVFYASERVETALAEMAFYRLLFYAESPATSLPANAAEYTAFAAAIATASAIDLTRAPLDADRIIWTDLQNYAPCQALADAAREAGCQAILYESVRDPQRGRNIALLTAAAFAAREPVERQTWRIRLSGIGVQALCDFPRVRIGFSVEDFARDPRMAGD, from the coding sequence ATGTCCTTGCCTATCTGGACGCCCGCCGCGCTATCGTCTGAAAAGCGGGCGATCTCGGGCAGGTTCTGGCGTCTGGTCGAGGCGCAGCACCAGATTTCGACGCTGAAGCTTGTCGATACGCTCGAGGAGCAGGCGCTGCTCGAAACCCTGCTCGAAGAAAGCAAGCCGGCATTGCCGCCGGAGTGCATCGGGCTGGACTATCTGCTCGCCACTCCGTTCCGCTATGGGGCCGTCTACCCGCATGGCTCGCGCTTTCGCCGGGCAGGGCGAACGCTCGGCGTCTTCTACGCCTCCGAGCGGGTGGAAACCGCGCTCGCCGAAATGGCCTTCTACCGGTTGCTGTTCTATGCCGAGTCGCCGGCGACATCGCTTCCTGCCAATGCCGCCGAGTACACGGCCTTTGCTGCAGCGATCGCCACTGCGTCCGCAATTGACCTGACCCGCGCGCCTCTCGATGCCGACCGTATCATATGGACCGATCTCCAGAACTATGCACCGTGCCAGGCTTTGGCCGATGCTGCCCGCGAAGCGGGCTGCCAGGCGATCCTCTACGAATCCGTGCGGGACCCGCAGCGCGGCCGCAACATCGCGCTTTTGACCGCCGCGGCATTTGCGGCCCGCGAGCCCGTCGAACGTCAGACATGGAGGATCCGGCTTTCGGGGATCGGTGTCCAGGCGCTTTGCGATTTCCCGAGGGTCAGGATTGGATTTTCGGTCGAGGATTTCGCCAGGGACCCGCGCATGGCGGGCGACTGA
- a CDS encoding MarR family winged helix-turn-helix transcriptional regulator, with product MSNVVEIPFSTTLLVRDTCLCLHVQRAARALARLFDDALRPVGLTNGQFSLMMSLNRPEPPPMGPVATLLAMDQTTLTAALKPLQRRGWVNVTQNAKDKRRRLLSLTPEGKAVLAAALPIWESTHASIEAALPDGDPERLRRDLQALA from the coding sequence ATGTCAAACGTGGTAGAGATTCCTTTTTCGACGACGCTTCTGGTACGCGACACATGCCTTTGCCTGCATGTGCAGCGGGCAGCGCGCGCACTTGCGCGGCTATTCGACGATGCCCTTCGCCCTGTCGGGCTCACCAACGGCCAGTTCTCGCTGATGATGTCGCTGAACCGGCCTGAGCCGCCGCCGATGGGACCGGTCGCGACCCTGCTTGCGATGGATCAGACCACGTTGACGGCAGCGCTCAAGCCATTGCAGCGCCGTGGCTGGGTAAATGTAACGCAGAATGCGAAAGACAAGCGCCGGCGTCTGCTGAGCCTGACACCGGAGGGCAAGGCAGTGCTCGCCGCCGCACTGCCGATCTGGGAAAGCACGCACGCCAGTATTGAGGCGGCCTTACCGGACGGCGATCCGGAGCGGCTGCGCCGCGACCTGCAGGCCCTCGCCTAA
- a CDS encoding DUF899 domain-containing protein has protein sequence MQNQVVSREEWLEARRALLLKEKEATHLREKVNAERMALPWVRVDKNYVFDTPQGKKSLAELFDGRSQLLIYHFMLGPDWEAGCPGCSFLSDHVDGTLPHLNNHDVTWVAVSRAPLEKIEAYKKRMGWKFPWVSSFDNSFNFDYHVSFSPEDLAKDKVFYNFEAIEPANANDELPGLSAFYRNENGEVFHTYSTYARGLEEAVGTLMILDRAPKGRNEDSTMDFVKRHDEYEPAKNAPSSCH, from the coding sequence ATGCAGAACCAAGTCGTTTCCCGTGAAGAATGGCTGGAGGCCCGCCGCGCGCTGCTTCTCAAGGAGAAGGAAGCAACGCATTTGAGGGAGAAGGTCAACGCCGAGCGCATGGCCTTGCCCTGGGTCAGGGTCGATAAGAACTACGTCTTTGATACGCCGCAGGGAAAGAAAAGCCTTGCTGAACTCTTCGATGGCCGCAGCCAGCTTTTGATCTATCACTTCATGCTTGGCCCCGATTGGGAGGCCGGTTGCCCCGGCTGCTCGTTCCTGTCCGATCATGTCGATGGAACGCTGCCGCATCTCAACAACCACGATGTCACCTGGGTCGCCGTTTCGCGCGCGCCGCTCGAAAAGATCGAGGCCTACAAGAAACGCATGGGCTGGAAATTCCCGTGGGTTTCGTCCTTCGATAACAGCTTCAACTTCGATTACCACGTGTCCTTCAGCCCGGAAGATCTGGCCAAGGACAAGGTCTTCTACAATTTCGAGGCAATCGAGCCCGCCAACGCCAATGACGAGCTTCCGGGCCTCAGTGCGTTCTACAGGAATGAGAATGGTGAGGTCTTCCATACTTATTCGACGTATGCCCGCGGCCTTGAAGAGGCGGTCGGCACCTTGATGATCCTCGATCGCGCCCCGAAGGGCCGCAACGAGGACAGCACGATGGACTTCGTCAAGCGCCACGACGAATACGAACCGGCCAAGAACGCGCCATCCAGCTGTCACTGA
- a CDS encoding DUF1579 domain-containing protein, with amino-acid sequence MQQAKVLKEHEFLEDLVGVWDVSAPEMTGQEPWTEIVRSLHGIWFVAEGSGQMPGGGAATTVLTLGYSADKGKYVGTWIGTMMDHMWVYEGEVSDDGKVLNLYTTGLDFSDANKLADYREQIIFHDRDHRTFNSAAKQPDGSWKQFMEAHYTRKP; translated from the coding sequence ATGCAGCAAGCCAAAGTGTTGAAGGAGCATGAATTCCTCGAAGACCTCGTTGGCGTCTGGGACGTCAGCGCGCCTGAAATGACGGGGCAGGAACCCTGGACGGAGATCGTCCGTTCGCTGCATGGCATCTGGTTCGTTGCCGAAGGTTCCGGCCAGATGCCGGGTGGCGGGGCCGCCACCACGGTCCTGACGCTGGGCTACAGCGCCGACAAGGGCAAATACGTCGGCACTTGGATCGGCACGATGATGGACCATATGTGGGTCTATGAGGGCGAGGTCTCCGACGACGGCAAGGTTTTGAACCTCTATACGACAGGCCTCGATTTCAGCGACGCGAACAAGCTCGCCGACTACCGCGAGCAGATCATCTTTCACGATCGCGACCACCGCACGTTCAACTCGGCTGCCAAGCAACCGGACGGCAGCTGGAAGCAGTTCATGGAAGCGCATTACACGCGCAAGCCGTGA
- a CDS encoding VOC family protein, which produces MASDTHGKFIWCELMTPDPKAAAEFYGKVVGWTTNEMKIQDLPPYTIFEANGAGVAGLMDFPAELEGKGIPPNWTGYVAVDDVDQTAKDFTANGGSVRRQPEDIPTVGRFAVLADPHGAVICVMTPLPRDNPTPPAPAGTPGHIGWHELMAGNMEEAFAFYSKIFGWTKDHDFDMGEMGAYRIFAEHGKQIGGMMTKPANVPMCYWGYYFNVPGIDSAIERVNAGGGKVIVGPMEVPGGSWIINATDPQGAFFCLVAPTR; this is translated from the coding sequence ATGGCTTCCGATACGCATGGAAAATTCATCTGGTGCGAATTGATGACCCCCGACCCCAAGGCCGCAGCCGAATTCTACGGCAAGGTCGTCGGCTGGACGACGAACGAAATGAAGATCCAGGACCTGCCGCCCTATACGATCTTTGAAGCGAATGGCGCAGGCGTCGCCGGCCTCATGGATTTTCCAGCCGAACTGGAAGGGAAGGGCATTCCGCCGAACTGGACGGGCTATGTCGCCGTTGATGATGTCGACCAGACGGCGAAGGATTTTACTGCCAATGGTGGCTCGGTCCGCCGCCAGCCGGAGGATATTCCGACGGTCGGACGCTTTGCCGTCCTCGCCGATCCGCATGGCGCCGTGATCTGCGTCATGACCCCGCTGCCGAGAGACAATCCGACCCCGCCCGCGCCGGCGGGCACGCCCGGCCATATCGGTTGGCACGAACTGATGGCCGGCAACATGGAGGAAGCCTTCGCCTTTTATTCGAAGATCTTCGGCTGGACCAAGGACCACGATTTCGACATGGGCGAGATGGGCGCCTATCGCATCTTCGCCGAGCATGGAAAGCAGATCGGCGGCATGATGACCAAACCCGCCAACGTGCCGATGTGCTATTGGGGTTACTACTTCAACGTGCCGGGGATCGACAGCGCCATCGAACGCGTCAATGCGGGCGGCGGCAAGGTGATCGTCGGTCCGATGGAAGTGCCCGGCGGCAGCTGGATCATCAATGCGACCGATCCGCAGGGCGCATTCTTCTGCCTCGTGGCGCCCACCCGATAG